The Halofilum ochraceum genome includes a region encoding these proteins:
- a CDS encoding aminotransferase class I/II-fold pyridoxal phosphate-dependent enzyme has protein sequence MTLSPGHYYNASQLRADTWQRLKHDSMRLAEHVSSGREVQQLRERVRAALETLTPIETYWAFPGPFHFRQLHDFFNDEEYVELAHEVGRLVRAMVSGSYRRRRLDQDQESHFDDLDDHEASDDFSSDPQAGRPYFEVMVVDHMSHQAKQSLRHGLHRMRRSEDAFLYETVIVPSLEDAVIAALLNPIIQAVVIRYDFPLKTQNEQPLIQRELSHVSLDQAAEAEPSERGLLLASLLFDLRPEVDVYLVTDFPVEDIAVRLPDNVQRVFYQQEDFLELHLNLLRGINRRYRTPFFEALSEYSRQPTGVFHAMPISRGKSISKSNWIRDMGEFYGMNIFLAETSATSGGLDSLLDPHGPIKEAQEAAARAFFAQRTFFVTNGTSTANKIVVQALVRPGDIVLVDRDCHKSHHYGLVLAGAEVVYLDSYPLDDFSMYGAVPLREIKRSLLKLKAAGKLHRVKLLLLTNCTFDGIVYNVQRVMEECLAIKPDLVFLWDEAWFAFASLGATYRQRTAMWAARKLRERMASESYREAYRAQVAALEGADDETLQSTHLLADPAAVRMRVYATHSTHKTLTALRQGSMIHVHDQDFKHLNEDAFHEAYMTHTSTSPNYQILASLDLGRRQVELEGYELIQKQVEMAMVLRQRIRSHPLLSRWFRFLETADLIPEEFRGTGSAYESEVDGGKGEVLWDAWTDGEFVLDPTRLTLFVGAAGIEGNEFKNAHLMDKYGIQINKTSRNTVLFMTNIGTTRSSVAYLIKVLVAIARDLDGQLEDMSRTQKRIHEQRVRALTSELPPLPDFSYFHDRFRIDAAGDTPEGNIREAFFLSYDEPACEYLGLNNREIDREMASGREIVSAMFVIPYPPGFPILVPGQVVSNDILDFMRALDVTEIHGYRPELGLRVFTQAVLGDESSAGTGA, from the coding sequence ATGACGCTGTCTCCGGGACACTATTACAACGCCTCGCAGCTGCGTGCCGACACCTGGCAGCGGCTCAAGCACGACTCGATGCGCCTGGCGGAGCACGTATCGAGCGGCCGCGAGGTGCAGCAACTGCGTGAGCGGGTGCGAGCGGCACTCGAGACACTGACTCCCATCGAGACCTACTGGGCTTTCCCGGGGCCGTTCCATTTCCGCCAACTGCATGACTTTTTCAACGATGAAGAGTATGTAGAACTCGCCCATGAAGTCGGGCGTCTGGTGCGGGCGATGGTCTCCGGGAGTTACCGGCGCCGGCGTCTCGATCAGGACCAGGAAAGCCACTTCGACGACCTCGATGACCACGAGGCGAGTGACGATTTCTCCAGCGATCCGCAGGCGGGGCGGCCTTATTTCGAGGTCATGGTCGTCGACCACATGTCACACCAGGCGAAGCAGTCGCTGCGCCATGGCCTGCATCGGATGCGGCGCTCCGAGGACGCATTCCTGTACGAGACGGTGATCGTGCCCTCACTCGAGGATGCCGTGATTGCCGCATTGCTCAATCCGATCATCCAGGCGGTCGTCATCCGCTACGATTTCCCCCTGAAGACGCAGAACGAACAGCCGCTGATCCAGCGTGAATTGAGCCACGTCTCGCTCGACCAGGCGGCGGAGGCCGAGCCATCGGAACGGGGGCTACTCCTGGCGAGTCTGCTGTTCGATCTCCGGCCCGAGGTCGATGTCTACCTCGTGACCGATTTCCCGGTCGAAGATATCGCCGTGCGGTTGCCCGATAACGTCCAGCGCGTGTTCTATCAGCAGGAAGACTTCCTGGAGCTCCACCTGAACCTGCTGCGCGGCATCAATCGGCGCTACCGCACCCCGTTTTTCGAGGCGCTGAGCGAATACAGCCGCCAGCCGACCGGTGTGTTTCACGCCATGCCCATCAGTCGCGGCAAGTCGATATCCAAGTCGAACTGGATCCGCGACATGGGCGAGTTCTACGGGATGAATATCTTCCTCGCCGAGACTTCGGCGACATCCGGTGGACTGGACTCGCTGCTGGACCCGCACGGTCCCATCAAGGAAGCCCAGGAGGCCGCCGCGCGCGCGTTCTTCGCGCAGCGCACCTTCTTCGTCACCAACGGCACGTCGACCGCCAACAAGATCGTGGTGCAGGCGCTGGTACGCCCGGGCGACATCGTTCTGGTCGATCGCGATTGCCACAAGTCGCATCATTACGGCCTTGTGCTCGCCGGCGCCGAGGTGGTCTACCTCGACAGTTATCCGCTCGACGACTTCTCGATGTACGGCGCCGTACCGCTGCGCGAGATCAAGCGCAGCCTGCTGAAACTCAAGGCGGCGGGCAAGCTGCATCGCGTCAAACTGCTCCTGCTCACCAACTGCACCTTCGACGGCATCGTCTACAACGTTCAGCGCGTGATGGAGGAGTGCCTCGCGATCAAGCCCGACCTCGTTTTTCTCTGGGATGAGGCCTGGTTCGCGTTCGCCTCGCTGGGCGCCACCTACCGCCAGCGCACCGCCATGTGGGCGGCCCGGAAACTGCGCGAGCGGATGGCGAGCGAGAGCTACCGCGAGGCGTATCGCGCGCAGGTCGCGGCGCTCGAAGGGGCCGACGACGAAACCCTGCAGTCGACCCACCTGCTTGCGGATCCAGCCGCCGTGCGGATGCGCGTGTATGCCACGCACTCGACCCATAAAACGCTGACGGCGCTGCGCCAGGGTTCGATGATCCACGTCCACGATCAGGACTTCAAACACCTGAATGAGGACGCGTTTCATGAGGCCTACATGACGCATACCTCGACCTCACCGAACTACCAGATCCTTGCATCGCTGGACCTGGGGCGTCGCCAGGTGGAGCTTGAGGGCTACGAACTGATCCAGAAACAGGTCGAAATGGCCATGGTCCTGCGCCAGCGCATCCGCAGCCACCCGCTCCTGTCGCGCTGGTTCCGCTTCCTCGAGACCGCGGATCTCATCCCCGAGGAATTCCGCGGCACCGGCAGTGCATACGAATCGGAGGTGGATGGCGGCAAGGGCGAGGTGCTATGGGATGCGTGGACCGACGGCGAATTCGTGCTCGACCCCACCCGCCTGACCCTGTTCGTCGGCGCAGCGGGGATCGAGGGCAACGAGTTCAAGAATGCCCACCTGATGGACAAGTACGGCATCCAGATCAACAAGACCTCGCGCAACACCGTGCTGTTCATGACGAACATCGGCACGACGCGCTCCTCGGTGGCGTATCTGATCAAGGTGCTGGTCGCCATCGCGCGTGATCTCGACGGGCAGCTCGAGGACATGTCGCGGACGCAGAAGCGGATCCACGAGCAGCGCGTGCGGGCGCTGACGAGCGAACTGCCGCCGCTGCCGGACTTCAGCTATTTCCATGACCGGTTCCGCATCGATGCGGCCGGCGATACCCCCGAGGGCAATATCCGCGAGGCGTTCTTCCTGTCGTACGACGAGCCGGCCTGCGAATACCTCGGACTGAATAACCGCGAGATCGACCGCGAAATGGCATCCGGACGCGAGATCGTATCGGCCATGTTCGTGATCCCGTATCCGCCGGGTTTTCCCATTCTGGTCCCGGGGCAGGTCGTATCGAACGATATACTGGATTTCATGCGGGCGCTCGATGTAACCGAGATTCACGGCTATCGGCCGGAACTCGGGTTGCGCGTCTTTACGCAGGCGGTGTTGGGCGACGAAAGCAGCGCGGGCACGGGGGCCTAA
- a CDS encoding biotin carboxylase — protein sequence MTQKRGKKKLKGISDIRRYFHRNSDPIYFISATNFNLLGLDEWVKNFKYINYMDCYDGRHPNTLAPSPEPHPEFQSIEEINNYLLEHKEVIDWIKQRGGRPKAVFLMFDESTEKLAKELGLKVWMPSAKLRSRLDDKIETVRIGNKAGVPSVPNMLVHIKSYDDLMAKAEKHGLGRDLVLQSAYGDSGHTTFFVSKRRDFDRHAGEIVDQGEIKVMKRVDVRQATLEACTTRRGTIVGPLMTEIVGFSELTPYRGGWAGNEIFADAFTPEIRARARDLTFRFGEQLRKEGYRGYFDLDFLIDKKTGELWLGELNPRITGASSMTNHAAFAHADAPLFVFHLLEMSGVDFDLDVHELNARWSDPDNIDSWSQVVIKHTEETVDVVESAPETGIYKLTDEGMVFSRFDYHRRAVENEDECFFMRIAGPGDVRYEGADLGILITRGRLMTKGFRLNKRARRWIEGVKSQYAGRPAAEEGQRVPEPGAFKIF from the coding sequence ATGACACAGAAGCGCGGAAAAAAGAAGCTCAAAGGGATTTCCGATATCCGCCGGTATTTTCACCGCAATTCGGACCCGATCTACTTCATCAGCGCAACGAATTTCAACCTGCTCGGACTCGACGAGTGGGTCAAGAACTTCAAGTACATCAATTACATGGATTGTTACGACGGACGCCACCCGAACACGCTGGCACCCAGCCCCGAGCCGCATCCGGAGTTCCAGTCGATCGAAGAGATCAATAACTACCTGCTGGAGCACAAGGAGGTCATCGACTGGATCAAACAGCGGGGCGGGAGGCCCAAGGCGGTCTTCCTCATGTTCGACGAATCCACGGAGAAACTCGCCAAAGAACTCGGGCTGAAGGTCTGGATGCCGTCGGCGAAACTGCGAAGCCGACTCGATGACAAGATCGAAACGGTCCGGATCGGCAACAAGGCGGGCGTGCCGTCCGTCCCGAACATGCTGGTTCACATCAAGTCGTACGACGACCTGATGGCGAAGGCCGAGAAACACGGGCTGGGCCGCGACCTCGTGCTGCAGTCGGCCTATGGCGATAGCGGCCATACGACATTCTTCGTCTCGAAACGACGGGACTTCGATCGGCACGCCGGGGAAATCGTCGACCAGGGCGAGATCAAGGTCATGAAGCGCGTCGACGTGCGCCAGGCGACACTGGAGGCGTGCACGACGCGCCGCGGAACGATCGTTGGCCCGTTGATGACGGAGATCGTGGGGTTCAGCGAGTTGACGCCGTATCGCGGCGGCTGGGCGGGGAACGAGATCTTCGCGGACGCGTTCACCCCGGAGATCCGCGCCAGGGCGCGTGATCTCACGTTCCGGTTTGGCGAGCAGTTGCGCAAGGAAGGGTATCGTGGCTACTTCGATCTCGATTTCCTCATCGACAAGAAGACCGGGGAACTCTGGTTGGGCGAACTGAATCCCCGGATCACCGGCGCCAGCTCGATGACGAACCACGCGGCCTTCGCGCACGCGGATGCGCCGCTGTTCGTGTTCCATCTGCTCGAAATGTCCGGCGTGGATTTCGATCTGGACGTGCACGAGCTGAACGCCCGCTGGTCGGACCCGGACAACATCGACAGCTGGAGCCAGGTCGTCATCAAACACACCGAAGAGACGGTCGACGTCGTCGAATCGGCACCGGAAACCGGCATCTACAAATTGACCGATGAAGGCATGGTCTTCAGTCGTTTCGACTATCACCGGCGTGCCGTGGAGAACGAGGATGAGTGCTTCTTCATGCGCATCGCCGGTCCCGGCGACGTCCGTTATGAAGGGGCCGATCTGGGCATCCTGATCACCCGCGGACGCCTGATGACCAAAGGGTTCCGGCTCAACAAGCGCGCCCGGCGCTGGATCGAAGGCGTCAAGAGTCAGTACGCTGGGCGTCCGGCGGCGGAGGAAGGGCAGCGGGTTCCTGAACCGGGGGCCTTCAAGATCTTCTAG
- a CDS encoding C45 family autoproteolytic acyltransferase/hydolase yields MELTFQAVAEQRIGSEWSRLFRSFWPAYRRWFLGEGIDRRPTYAAGLRQLREHMPELIPTYEAACEAAGGGDLEARCLALWSPPAYVTGCSQVVWLDDEPMLIRNYDYAPGACEGVLLDSCWNGRQVMAATDCLWGALDGVNEDGLAASLTFGGRQVVGEGFGIPLIVRYVLEFCADVPEACAALQRLPSHMAYNVTVVDRAGRFATAYLAPDRETVIRQVPVAANHQGRIDWHNFARATATLERERFLYFRLQDSSMTTERLIDHFLKPPLYTRAYANGFGTIYTAVYRPASGEATFIWPGKRVEQSLHAFRTGQHRQRFDADTDTTVAGPVH; encoded by the coding sequence GTGGAACTGACCTTTCAGGCAGTAGCGGAACAGCGGATCGGGTCGGAATGGTCGCGCCTGTTCCGCTCATTCTGGCCCGCGTATCGGCGCTGGTTTCTGGGCGAGGGCATCGACCGGCGGCCGACCTACGCGGCCGGTCTGCGCCAGCTGCGCGAGCACATGCCGGAGCTGATCCCGACCTACGAGGCCGCCTGCGAGGCCGCCGGGGGCGGTGATCTGGAGGCGCGTTGCCTCGCGCTGTGGTCGCCGCCGGCATATGTAACCGGCTGCAGCCAGGTCGTTTGGCTTGATGATGAGCCGATGCTCATCCGCAACTATGACTACGCGCCGGGCGCCTGTGAGGGCGTTCTGCTTGATTCGTGCTGGAACGGTCGCCAGGTGATGGCCGCGACCGACTGCCTCTGGGGCGCCCTGGATGGCGTCAATGAGGATGGTCTGGCCGCATCGCTTACGTTCGGCGGCCGGCAGGTCGTCGGCGAAGGCTTCGGGATCCCCCTGATCGTGCGGTATGTGCTGGAGTTCTGTGCCGATGTCCCCGAGGCCTGCGCTGCGCTGCAACGACTGCCCAGTCACATGGCGTACAACGTGACCGTGGTCGACCGGGCGGGACGTTTCGCGACCGCCTATCTCGCGCCGGACCGCGAGACCGTCATCCGCCAGGTGCCGGTTGCCGCCAACCATCAGGGCCGGATCGACTGGCACAACTTCGCGCGCGCGACCGCGACGCTGGAGCGCGAGCGTTTTCTGTACTTCCGCCTGCAGGACAGCTCGATGACCACGGAGCGCCTGATCGACCATTTCCTCAAACCCCCGTTGTACACGCGCGCGTATGCGAACGGGTTCGGGACGATCTACACGGCGGTCTATCGTCCGGCCAGTGGTGAGGCGACCTTCATCTGGCCGGGGAAGAGAGTGGAACAGTCATTGCACGCGTTCCGCACCGGGCAGCATCGACAGCGGTTCGATGCCGACACGGACACAACGGTCGCGGGACCGGTCCATTGA